AGACCCCTCTCTGTCGAGTGATGATTAAATGTAGTGTTCTGGCGGGTTTGCGGGGCGCGGCTGGCTTTGATTATTTATATTAACTGGCGTATGTAATTAGTACACTTTGGGCACAAGGTTATTTTATAATTTTGACTTGCTGTACGGGCGTTTTTCGTCAGTTCTTCTCATAAGATAGTCAACACTTGTATTATAGTAATCTGCAAGCTCTGCCAACGTAGATGGAAAAATTTTTATTTCTCGTGTTTCATATCTCGCATAGGTTGCTTGTCTTACATTGAGTAATTTTGCCAATACTTCTTGCTTGATGTCATTGTCTACCCTTAAATCTTTAATTCGTAAATGCATTTTTATCACCCCGAAGTGAATACTAACAATACAATTACAAAAAATGTCGTTTTATACGTAATACGTATAATTTTCTATATACACCCAATTGCGCAAAAAAAGAATGGTAGCCCATTCTTTTTTAATCTTTGTTAAACTCAACATTTGTTATCGTTGTAATGCCAGGTAGTCTCCCGCCTTGCTTTTCGTGAAATATTGTAATTCTGTCAACGAAGTTTACTAGAAATTGTCTTCTTTCTGAATTGTTTAGCCACTCCCAGTTTTCTTTAAGGTTTTTAATAATGCACTCTTTCTTAATGGTTATTTCTTCATCTACAAGATTTTCAACTTGCCCCAATGTAGAAGATATTTGATTTTTTTCTTTTTCAACTGCTTTTTTAACCTCTATATAATTGTCAAAATCAATTTTATTATCTATGTATAAATCTAATACTTCTTTTTCTTTTTGTTCTAGCTTCCTACATTGCCTTTGAAGGTCTTTGACAAGGTCAATATTTTGCTCTTTAACTTCTTTTTTTACAACAAGTTGAATTTCATCTAAGGTATCAAAATCACCAATACTGCCAATATACTCGCTGAATGCTTTTTCAACATTTGTGTGCTTTATTCGGCAAGCATCACATTTTTTTCTGTAACGATTATTGCAAAGATAAGAGCCGGGCAGAGCCTTGCCACTTTCGTCTTTCTTACTCCCTGAATGTACGCCTAATTTGTCCCCGCATTTGCCACATATCAAAACACCTGCAAAATAGTGTTCTTCCTTTGGGTGCTTTTTATAAACCTTAGTAGATATTTTCTTAATCAAGGCTTGTGTTTCAATATACGTCTCCTCTGATATTATGGGTTGATGTACGCCTTGCGCCTCAAAACTTCTCTTTTCGTCATATTGCGCATATCTGACATTTCCTATATAGTTGCAGTTCGTTAAAACATTTTTTACACTTCTTGCATACCAAACCGAATCAAGTTTGGTTGGTATTTTCCTAGTGTTCAAATTTTGAGCTATGTCAAAAAAACGCATATGTCGGTTTAAGAACATATCGAAAATTTCTCTTACAATAGTTGCTTCTTTTTCATTGATTGTTTGTATTTTTTGCCCTTTTGCTCTATCATAACCATAACTTGATACTCTGCTTGCTAGTGTATATCCCTCGCTTGCTTTTCTTTCAAAGCCGACTCTTGTTCTTTCGGCAATATTTTCTCTTTCAAATTCTGCAAAGATACCAATAATTTTGATAAACATACGCCCTGTGGCTGTTTGTGTGTCGATACTCTCGGTTAGGGAATTAAAGCTACAATCGTATGTATTGAACAATTCAATTAGATTTATTAAATCCGCAGTATTTCGGGTTAGACGGTCAATCTTAAAAACAAGAACATTTTTAACCTGTCCTTTTTTTATATCTTCTATCATTTCATTGATTGCTGGACGCTCAGTGATATTTTTCCCGCTAATACCCTCGTCCATATAGATTTTATAAACTGACCATTCCTTAATTCTTACAAAATCTTTTAATTTTTGCTCCTGCGCTCTGATGGAAAAGCCCTCTTGTGCTTGTTCTTCTGTTGACACCCTAACATAAATACCTGTCTCTAACACTGCAAATCCGCTCCTATCAATTTTTTTTGATAGGGGGTTTGTTTTTTTCTCGCATTTTTCTTGGTATGGACGTTTTTATAAAAAAATTCAACATTTTAATCTGTAATTCTTTTGGTAATGTTAATTTTTCTTT
This DNA window, taken from Oscillospiraceae bacterium, encodes the following:
- a CDS encoding helix-turn-helix transcriptional regulator; this translates as MHLRIKDLRVDNDIKQEVLAKLLNVRQATYARYETREIKIFPSTLAELADYYNTSVDYLMRRTDEKRPYSKSKL
- a CDS encoding recombinase family protein, whose product is MLETGIYVRVSTEEQAQEGFSIRAQEQKLKDFVRIKEWSVYKIYMDEGISGKNITERPAINEMIEDIKKGQVKNVLVFKIDRLTRNTADLINLIELFNTYDCSFNSLTESIDTQTATGRMFIKIIGIFAEFERENIAERTRVGFERKASEGYTLASRVSSYGYDRAKGQKIQTINEKEATIVREIFDMFLNRHMRFFDIAQNLNTRKIPTKLDSVWYARSVKNVLTNCNYIGNVRYAQYDEKRSFEAQGVHQPIISEETYIETQALIKKISTKVYKKHPKEEHYFAGVLICGKCGDKLGVHSGSKKDESGKALPGSYLCNNRYRKKCDACRIKHTNVEKAFSEYIGSIGDFDTLDEIQLVVKKEVKEQNIDLVKDLQRQCRKLEQKEKEVLDLYIDNKIDFDNYIEVKKAVEKEKNQISSTLGQVENLVDEEITIKKECIIKNLKENWEWLNNSERRQFLVNFVDRITIFHEKQGGRLPGITTITNVEFNKD